A genomic region of Branchiostoma lanceolatum isolate klBraLanc5 chromosome 4, klBraLanc5.hap2, whole genome shotgun sequence contains the following coding sequences:
- the LOC136433279 gene encoding metastasis-associated protein MTA3-like isoform X9 codes for MAANMYRVGDYVYFENSSSNPYQIRRIEELTKTPNGNVEAKCVCFYRRRDISSSLISLADKHATALEEERDDAEFDNLAEVDRHQLKHKELFLSRQLESLPATHIRGKCSVTLLNETESLQSYLNKEDSFFYTLVYDPVQKTLLADKGEIRVGSRYQAEVPPILKEDETDGRELAKMESKIWDPENPLEDRQIDQFMVIARSVGTFARALDCSSSVRQPSLHMSAAAASRDITLFHAMNTLHKTQYDATKAITSLVPQGGPVLCRDEMEEWSASEANLFEEALEKYGKDFNDIRQDFLPWKSLNSIIEYYYMWKTTDRYVQQKRLKAAEAESKLKQVYIPNYNKPNPNQITNKPGTPNSLMNGQGEKPTRACEGCYATNSHQWYSWGPPNMQCRLCSVCWSYWKKMGGLKMPTRLGEKLGEAEGANDFDGGRPSPTVQIEPTYPCRICGKVFYRQERLAGHMPMHRPFRCTIRDCGKEFKLKAHLARHCATAHGLTIRQSNSPKFTVKTRQAFFLCATPLTRLSRRLCKDILKPRHAARVPFDPVNIASIKIECQTRMPEDPQKVLKKRKRTRPDLSKILGKLGIEVEADSPEWMNGCSIPPEPILGKPPRTIASCTDRKEYKSMFPDHPVREPKPNAERNSGGDEKPGSVPSNPTTILNNVSPPIMKKRPYDQMNGMDGPAAKRSLPMGGPNDMPMKKGAERPWQQTPWGPRGDQSQWQQQAVRQDPGHQQASQETAHQLD; via the exons ATGGCGGCGAACATGTACCGAGTTGGAG ACTATGTCTACTTCGAGAACTCATCAAGCAATCCATACCAGATACGTCGAATAGAAGAACTGACCAAG ACTCCAAATGGGAATGTGGAGGCCAAGTGTGTATGTTTCTATCGAAGACGGGACATCTCCAGCAGCCTGATTTCCCTAGCAGACAAGCATGCCA CTGCACtggaggaagagagggatgatGCTGAGTTTGACAACCTTGCAGAGGTGGACAGACACCAGCTCAAGCACAAGGAGCTGTTCCTGTCCCGGCAGCTGGAATCCCTACCTGCTACACATATACG GGGGAAGTGCAGTGTTACTCTATTGAATGAGACAGAGTCGCTGCAATCCTACTTGAACAAAGAG GATTCTTTCTTCTACACACTGGTGTATGACCCAGTCCAAAAAACACTGCTTGCAGACAAAGGAGAGATAAGGGTAGGCAGTCGGTACCAGGCTGAGGTTCCCCCTATATTAAAAGAAG ATGAAACTGATGGCCGAGAATTGGCCAAGATGGAGAGTAAAATTTGGGACCCTGAGAACCCGCTGGAAGACAGACAGATTGATCAATTTATGGTCATAGCAAG GTCTGTCGGTACATTTGCCCGTGCGTTGGACTGTAGCAGCTCAGTTCGGCAGCCCAGCCTCCACATGAGTGCAGCAGCAGCCTCCAGGGACATCACACTG TTCCATGCAATGAACACTCTTCACAAAACCCAGTACGATGCCACAAAAGCCATCACCAGCCTGGTCCCCCAGGGCGGCCCTGTGCTGTGTCGAGATGAGATGGAAGAGTGGTCAGCATCAGAAGCCAACTTGTTTGAGGAGGCGCTAGAAAAATACGGAAAAGATTTCAATGACATAAGACAAGACTTT CTACCATGGAAGTCACTTAACAGTATTATAGAGTACTATTACATGTGGAAAACCACAGACCGATATGTGCAACAG AAACGTTTGAAGGCTGCTGAAGCTGAGagcaaactaaagcaagtctaCATTCCCAACTA CAACAAGCCCAACCCCAACCAGATCACTAACAAGCCAGGCACACCCAACTCCCTCATGAATGGGCAGGGGGAGAAACCAACCAGGGCCTGTGAAGGCTGCTATG CCACTAACTCACACCAGTGGTACTCGTGGGGACCTCCCAACATGCAATGCCGTCTCTGCTCCGTCTGCTGGAGCTACTGGAAGAAGATGGGCGGTCTCAAGATGCCAACCCGGCTAGGTGAGAAGCTAGGTGAGGCAGAGGGAGCAAATGATTTTG ATGGAGGACGGCCAAGCCCCACTGTTCAAATAGAGCCAACCTACCCTTGTAGGATTTGTGGGAAAGTTTTCTATAGACAAG AGCGACTGGCTGGCCACATGCCAATGCACAGACCCTTCAGATGTACTATTAGGGACTGTGGCAAG GAGTTTAAGCTGAAAGCACACCTGGCCCGTCACTGTGCCACGGCCCACGGACTGACAATACGACAGTCCAACAGTCCCAAGTTCACAGTCAAGACCAGACAGGCCTTCTTCCTTTGTGCAACTCCCCTGACACGACTCTCGCGCCGACTGTGTAAGGATATTCTCAAGCCTCGCCATGCAGCAAGGGTGCCCTTCGATCCTGTCAACATTGCCTCCATCAAGATAGAAT GCCAAACCCGGATGCCAGAGGATCCACAGAAGGTGCTGAAGAAGCGGAAGCGCACTCGGCCTGACCTGAGTAAGATCCTGGGGAAGCTTGGGATTGAGGTGGAGGCTGATTCTCCTGAATGGATGAATGGCTGCTCCATCCCGCCAGAGCCAATATTGGGGAAGCCGCCACGAACCATCGCAAGCTGTACTGACAGGAAGG AGTACAAGTCCATGTTCCCAGACCACCCTGTCAGGGAACCCAAACCTAACGCCGAGCGAAATTCAGGTGGTGATGAGAAACCGGGAAGTGTTCCCTCCAACCCCACCACCATCCTCAACAACGTGTCTCCCCCCATCATGAAGAAGCGTCCCTATGACCAGATGAACGGGATGGATG GTCCTGCAGCCAAGAGGTCCTTACCTATGGGAGGCCCCAATGACATGCCAATGAAGAAAG GTGCTGAACGCCCCTGGCAGCAGACCCCCTGGGGTCCCAGGGGTGACCAATCACAATGGCAGCAACAGGCAGTTCGCCAAGACCCTGGCCATCAACAGGCCAGTCAAGAGACGGCGCATCAACTGGATTGA